The following DNA comes from Cryptococcus deuterogattii R265 chromosome 2, complete sequence.
CCGGACGCCCAAGGTGCTGAGCACCAGCTCTCCCTCAGGTCTCTAGTCTCCACCAAAGAGGCCGGCATCATCATTGGCAAGTCAGGCGCCACCATTGCCGCTATCCGTGACTCTACCGGTGTTAAGGCTGGTGTCTCCAAGGTTGTCCAGGGCGTTCAAGACCGCGTCTTGTCTGTCACTGGTGATCTCGAAGGGGTCGCGTCCGCGTATGCGGAAGTCGCTCGTCTCTTGCTTGAGACCCCCCTTTCCgactcttcccttcctcctcctcctgtcGGGTCCTTCACTTCTATTCGTCTCCTCATTTCCCACAACCTCATGGGTACCGTCATTGGCCGTTCAGGTTTGAAGATTAAGCAAATCCAAGACATGTCCGGTGCCCGGATGGTTGCATCCAAGGAGATGCTTCCTCAATCTACTGAGCGTGTCGTAGAGGTACAAGGCTCTGTTGATGCCATCAAGACTGCTGTCCTGGAGATTGGCAAGTGCCTCCTTGAAGACTGGGACCGCGGAGCCGGTACAGTCTTGTACCACCCCGGCGCTGCTGGTGACGCTGGTGTCCTTGCCGGAGGCCTCGGCGCCCAGGCTGTCACTGGTTCTACCGGTGGTATCAGGAGAACCTCAGTTGCTGCTGGCTTTGGAGGTTACTCTGGCGATAGGAGGCCTAGCAGAGGAGGCAGTATT
Coding sequences within:
- a CDS encoding cytoplasmic protein, which encodes MADSSPADNLSPKAVQEQLPSPDAQGAEHQLSLRSLVSTKEAGIIIGKSGATIAAIRDSTGVKAGVSKVVQGVQDRVLSVTGDLEGVASAYAEVARLLLETPLSDSSLPPPPVGSFTSIRLLISHNLMGTVIGRSGLKIKQIQDMSGARMVASKEMLPQSTERVVEVQGSVDAIKTAVLEIGKCLLEDWDRGAGTVLYHPGAAGDAGVLAGGLGAQAVTGSTGGIRRTSVAAGFGGYSGDRRPSRGGSISGPSGVPSERKPNEGPQVNLNDPNLRTQNISIPSDMVGCIIGRGGSKITEIRRLSGSRISIAKVPHDETGERMFTIQGTPEATERALMLLYSQLESEKERRVNGSGSDAPASADFA